The proteins below are encoded in one region of Nitrospirota bacterium:
- the tuf gene encoding elongation factor Tu (EF-Tu; promotes GTP-dependent binding of aminoacyl-tRNA to the A-site of ribosomes during protein biosynthesis; when the tRNA anticodon matches the mRNA codon, GTP hydrolysis results; the inactive EF-Tu-GDP leaves the ribosome and release of GDP is promoted by elongation factor Ts; many prokaryotes have two copies of the gene encoding EF-Tu) — AKLPTGVEMVMPGDNVTMEIELITPIAMEKELRFAVREGGRTVGAGVVTEVVE, encoded by the coding sequence AGCGAAGCTTCCGACGGGAGTGGAGATGGTAATGCCCGGAGACAACGTGACGATGGAGATAGAGCTGATAACACCGATAGCAATGGAGAAGGAATTGAGGTTTGCGGTGAGAGAAGGCGGCAGGACAGTAGGCGCCGGAGTTGTGACCGAGGTTGTTGAATAA
- the rplW gene encoding 50S ribosomal protein L23 — protein MKNIYDVLIGPLLTEKGTLMKERENKVLFKVANVANKIEIKKAVEEIFKVKVDNVSTMNYQGKKKRMGKHAGKRSDWKKAIVTLKKGEKLDFIEGV, from the coding sequence ATGAAAAACATATACGATGTCCTCATAGGTCCGCTGTTGACGGAAAAAGGAACGCTCATGAAAGAGCGGGAAAATAAAGTTCTGTTCAAAGTGGCGAATGTTGCAAACAAGATAGAAATAAAAAAAGCTGTTGAAGAGATATTTAAGGTAAAGGTAGACAATGTTTCAACCATGAACTACCAGGGCAAGAAAAAACGCATGGGTAAACATGCAGGCAAGAGGTCTGACTGGAAAAAGGCGATTGTTACTCTCAAAAAGGGAGAGAAATTAGATTTTATTGAAGGTGTATAA
- the rpsJ gene encoding 30S ribosomal protein S10, protein MMNEKIRINLRAYDHRLLDQSVKEIVETAKRTGAKISGPVPLPTRIHKITVLRSTHVDKKSREQFEIRTHKRLLDILDPTPQTVDALMKLDLSAGVDVEIKL, encoded by the coding sequence ATTATGAACGAAAAGATAAGAATTAATCTAAGGGCGTATGATCACAGGCTGCTGGACCAGTCAGTAAAGGAAATCGTTGAGACTGCGAAAAGGACAGGAGCAAAGATTTCAGGACCTGTGCCGCTGCCGACAAGGATCCACAAGATAACGGTGCTGAGGTCTACGCATGTAGATAAAAAGTCCAGGGAGCAGTTTGAGATCAGGACGCATAAGAGACTGCTCGATATACTGGACCCGACACCTCAGACTGTTGACGCGCTTATGAAATTAGACCTTTCCGCAGGGGTTGATGTGGAGATAAAATTATGA
- the rplB gene encoding 50S ribosomal protein L2, with protein sequence MGIKKYKPTSAGTRFRSGFDFSEITETTPHKPLLMPIKKTGGRNNTGRVTAWQKGGGHKRAYRIIDFKRNKLNIPCTVETIEYDPNRTSRIALLRYADGERRYMLAPVGVKVGDSLVSGPDAEIKNGNALPLINMPLGTIIHNIELNPGQGGKLARSAGTYAQLVAKDEKMCHVKMASAEVRLIPSNCMATIGQVGNAERENISVGKAGRTRWRGKRPHVRGVAMNPIDHPLGGGEGKTSGGRPPVSPWGQPEGKKTRKNKRTDKFIVRRRK encoded by the coding sequence ATGGGAATAAAAAAATATAAACCGACATCGGCAGGCACGCGTTTCAGAAGCGGATTTGATTTCTCTGAAATAACAGAAACCACCCCGCACAAGCCGCTTTTGATGCCTATTAAAAAGACCGGAGGCAGGAACAACACCGGCAGAGTGACGGCCTGGCAGAAGGGCGGCGGACATAAAAGGGCATACAGGATTATTGATTTCAAACGCAATAAATTAAATATCCCCTGTACGGTTGAAACCATAGAATATGATCCAAACAGGACTTCAAGGATCGCATTGTTGAGATACGCTGACGGCGAGAGAAGATATATGCTGGCTCCTGTCGGGGTAAAGGTAGGAGACTCGCTTGTATCAGGGCCTGACGCTGAAATCAAAAACGGCAACGCGCTCCCTTTGATAAATATGCCTCTGGGCACAATAATTCACAACATAGAGCTTAATCCCGGCCAGGGCGGCAAGCTTGCAAGAAGCGCAGGCACTTATGCTCAGCTTGTTGCAAAAGATGAAAAGATGTGCCACGTAAAAATGGCATCCGCTGAAGTAAGGCTCATCCCGTCCAACTGTATGGCAACCATAGGACAGGTTGGAAATGCCGAACGTGAAAATATCTCCGTCGGCAAGGCGGGCAGGACCAGATGGCGCGGCAAGAGGCCTCATGTCAGGGGCGTCGCAATGAACCCCATCGACCATCCGCTTGGCGGCGGCGAGGGAAAGACTTCAGGCGGAAGGCCTCCGGTTTCTCCGTGGGGACAGCCTGAAGGCAAGAAGACAAGGAAAAATAAGAGAACCGATAAATTTATCGTGAGAAGAAGGAAGTAA
- the rplD gene encoding 50S ribosomal protein L4, translating to MPQIEIINKDNKAAGTAELPDDIFGVKVNKALLFEVVHNHLANKRQGNAATKTKGLVSGGGKKPFRQKGTGRARSGSSRSPLWRGGGTIFGPQPRDYSYKLPRKIKWQALSAALAGKFADKEVVVIDDLSITAPKTKAVKTLLKNLGLNNVLIIVPEKNEALELAARNIPRVGVARVSELNVYSILTHEKLLISKDSIERMKEAYLG from the coding sequence ATGCCACAGATAGAAATTATAAATAAGGACAATAAAGCAGCAGGCACTGCTGAACTGCCTGACGATATATTCGGTGTTAAGGTCAACAAGGCCCTTCTTTTTGAGGTGGTGCACAATCACCTCGCTAATAAAAGACAGGGTAACGCGGCTACCAAGACAAAAGGACTTGTCAGCGGCGGCGGGAAAAAGCCCTTCAGGCAGAAAGGTACCGGCAGGGCAAGGTCCGGCAGCAGCAGGTCTCCATTGTGGAGGGGCGGCGGAACGATCTTCGGGCCTCAGCCAAGGGATTATTCGTATAAACTGCCGAGAAAGATTAAGTGGCAGGCGCTCAGCGCCGCGCTTGCGGGAAAGTTTGCGGACAAAGAGGTCGTGGTCATAGACGATTTGTCCATCACCGCGCCGAAGACAAAGGCGGTAAAGACGCTGCTTAAGAATCTCGGTCTTAATAATGTGTTGATAATAGTGCCGGAAAAGAACGAAGCGCTTGAGCTTGCAGCGCGCAACATACCGCGAGTGGGTGTTGCAAGGGTGAGCGAGTTGAATGTTTATTCCATTCTCACTCATGAAAAGCTGCTTATTTCAAAAGACTCGATTGAACGCATGAAAGAGGCTTACTTAGGATGA
- the rplV gene encoding 50S ribosomal protein L22 has translation MESKAILKYARVTPRKLRRVTTLIKGKKAGDALVNLKLLPHKGAQIVAKVLKSAMANAEQKKVADPDSMKVKNVLVDQGPSMKRMLTRSMGRADTVRKRTSHITLLLEE, from the coding sequence ATGGAATCTAAAGCAATATTAAAATACGCAAGAGTAACACCAAGGAAGTTAAGAAGGGTCACCACCCTTATTAAGGGGAAAAAGGCCGGAGACGCCCTTGTCAATCTGAAGCTCCTTCCGCATAAAGGCGCCCAGATAGTTGCCAAGGTATTGAAATCAGCGATGGCCAATGCGGAGCAAAAAAAGGTCGCGGACCCGGACTCCATGAAGGTCAAGAACGTGCTTGTGGACCAGGGCCCCTCAATGAAGAGGATGCTGACCCGGTCGATGGGCCGCGCCGATACAGTCAGAAAAAGAACGAGTCATATAACTTTATTATTGGAAGAATAA
- the rpsS gene encoding 30S ribosomal protein S19, giving the protein MPRSLKKGPFVDAKLSKKIFAMNEKNERKVIKTWSRRSTILPEFIGHTLAVHNGNKFIPVYVTENMVGHKLGEFSPTRTFRVHSGEKKEAPAKGGGKRD; this is encoded by the coding sequence TTGCCGAGATCACTGAAAAAAGGACCATTCGTAGACGCAAAACTGTCAAAGAAGATTTTTGCTATGAATGAGAAGAACGAGAGAAAGGTCATCAAGACCTGGTCGAGAAGGTCTACAATACTGCCTGAATTTATCGGTCATACACTCGCAGTGCACAACGGCAATAAATTCATTCCCGTTTATGTGACGGAAAATATGGTCGGGCATAAACTCGGAGAGTTTTCTCCGACAAGGACCTTCAGGGTCCACTCTGGAGAAAAGAAGGAAGCCCCTGCAAAGGGCGGCGGTAAGAGAGATTAA
- the rplC gene encoding 50S ribosomal protein L3, producing the protein MMKGILGKKIGMTQVFTEEGYLVSVTVIEAGPAKVVQKREKDKDGYEALQLGYDEQRKEKNVTKPMQGHFKKASSPSYRFLREIKMEGFNAGDNVTVDIFSKGDMVSVTGISKGKGFQGVMKRHNYKGGPGSHGSMFNRAPGSIGSSAYPSRVWKNKGLPGHMGDERVTVRNIEIFEVKKDQNLMLIKGAVPGANGSYVIIKSDAALAVKES; encoded by the coding sequence ATTATGAAGGGTATTCTCGGTAAAAAAATCGGCATGACGCAGGTGTTTACGGAAGAAGGTTACCTGGTCTCTGTTACGGTCATAGAGGCAGGACCTGCAAAGGTTGTGCAGAAGAGAGAAAAAGACAAAGACGGCTATGAGGCACTGCAATTAGGTTATGATGAGCAGAGAAAAGAGAAGAATGTTACAAAGCCCATGCAGGGGCATTTCAAAAAGGCTTCTTCACCTTCATACCGGTTTTTGAGAGAAATAAAGATGGAAGGATTTAACGCAGGCGATAACGTCACGGTAGATATTTTTTCTAAGGGCGATATGGTCTCGGTTACAGGGATATCAAAGGGAAAAGGCTTTCAGGGTGTCATGAAAAGACACAATTATAAAGGCGGCCCCGGTTCGCATGGCTCCATGTTCAACAGGGCGCCGGGATCAATCGGCTCAAGCGCATATCCTTCAAGGGTGTGGAAAAACAAGGGACTGCCCGGCCACATGGGAGATGAAAGAGTCACGGTGAGGAACATTGAAATATTTGAAGTAAAAAAAGACCAGAACCTCATGCTCATAAAAGGAGCGGTTCCCGGGGCTAACGGAAGCTACGTAATTATTAAATCGGATGCGGCCCTCGCCGTAAAGGAAAGCTGA